One Oncorhynchus clarkii lewisi isolate Uvic-CL-2024 chromosome 32, UVic_Ocla_1.0, whole genome shotgun sequence DNA window includes the following coding sequences:
- the LOC139392019 gene encoding protein S100-A1-like, whose amino-acid sequence MPDAIMSKEPSSNLENAMQMLIKTFHKYSGKEGDKYTLSREELRELLTEELGSYLGNARDGEGVEKVMNDLDANSDGEVDFTEFIILMGALTVACNDFFMEYKPEKLVHTPFKTKEATIEEIKE is encoded by the exons ATGCCGGACGCAAT TATGTCCAAAGAACCGTCTTCCAACCTGGAGAACGCAATGCAGATGCTGATCAAAACCTTCCACAAGTACTCGGGGAAGGAGGGGGACAAGTACACTCTGAGCCGTGAAGAGCTGAGAGAGCTGTTAACAGAGGAGCTGGGCAGTTACCTAGGG AATGCCCGGGATGGAGAAGGGGTTGAGAAGGTGATGAATGACCTCGACGCCAACAGTGACGGTGAGGTGGACTTCACAGAGTTCATCATCCTCATGGGAGCCCTGACGGTGGCCTGCAACGACTTCTTCATGGAATATAAGCCCGAGAAACTCGTCCACACGCCCTTCAAAACAAAGGAGGCAACGATAGAGGAGATTAAAGAGTGA